The Xanthomonas rydalmerensis genomic interval GCGGTGGCGCACAAGACCGTCAACGTCGACCTGCGCAGCATTGGCGGCTCCGCGCTGACCGACGACATCGAGGTGCCGGACGCTGGTGGCGACGGCATCCCGGTCACCTACGTGCCGGCGCGCAACACCATCATGCTGTCGGTGGCGCTGGGCTGGGCCGAGGTGTTGGGCGCGGCCGACATCTTCTGCGGGGTCAACGCAGTGGACTACTCCGGTTATCCCGACTGCCGCCCCGAGTTCATCGAGGCATTCCAGACCCTGGCCAACCTGGCGACCAAGGCCGGGGTGGAGGGCGCCGGACTACGCGTGCATGCGCCGTTGCAGCACATGAGCAAGGCCGACATCGTGCGCGAGGGCGTGCGCCTGGGCGTGGATTTCGGCCTGACCGTGTCCTGCTACCGCGCCGACGACGCCGGCCGTGCCTGCGGCCACTGCGACGCCTGCCGCCTGCGCGCGGCCGGCTTCGCCGATGCCGGCGTCGCCGACCCGACCCGCTACGCCTGATTTCGCGAAACGCCCCGCCCTGGGGTAGACTACGCGCCCCGGTGCAACGCCGGGGTCTTGTTTTGGGCCGTTAGCTCAGTCGGTAGAGCAGAAGACTTTTAATCTTTTGGTCGATGGTTCGAATCCATCACGGCCCACCACTCCTCTCAGCGGGTTAGGTATCGCCTTTGGCGGTTTTTTCACCACCTCCTGAAAATCCTCCTGAAAACTCCGGCAGTTTCGCTGGTTCCACGCTCGGCATCGCGTGTTCGTCGCGTTGCCGCATCGACTTGATTTTGGGCCGCCTGGGCCCTCGTCCTCCGAACCCATGGTGGCTTCGATGCGTCGGGGCCGTGCGCCGCAACGCGATGACCAGCGGCGATGACGCCGTCCTTGGCCGCACTTGGCGAAGCGCTTTTGCAGAAGCTGCCGATGCCATACGCATGTCCCCGCATCTGAACGCTGCGATGAAGCTGCTACCATGGGTTTTGTCTACAGGGGGCTTGCTATGCGATCGAAGGCCGTTGTTTTCACCGCCGTCCTGGCGGTTTTTTCCGTGTCCGTCCACGCCGCCCAATCTGACCGCTATATGGTCGTGCGCAAACAACTCACGATTGCCAGCATGCCGGACGACGACATGCGCCCACAGATCGTCGGGACCGTCGTTGAAGTCGGCGCGGGAAGCACCACCCTGAAAGGTGGTGCTCGCGTCCCTGCGACGGGTGCCAAGCTCGGCGACCTAGCGCGCTTCGTCTGTGCTTCGATCGACACGGGCAACCCGCCGGTCTCGACCAACTGCGAACTGGTCAGCTCCCAGGCACCAGACAAGAAGGCGCGCGACTACAACAACTTCTGGGACTGACCCGGCGGCGCGGCACGCGCCACCCCTCAGCACCTTCCGAACCCCGGCCACGCGCCGGGGTTTTTGTTGCGCGCTTCTCATCTGCGCGCAGGCGGACAGCGGAGAGCATGCAACCACGCCATCATCGGTCGGTATGAGCGTTTTGAATCGGGGAGCAATCCAGGGTAGGGCAGGCACGGCCTCGGACGTCGGCGTGGAAGCCATCGTATCGACCGCCGACGCCTCCCGGTCGCTCACCCCAAAGGCTGCAGCAGCAACGAGACGCACAGCCCCAGCATGAACAGTGCGACCGCCGCATCCAGCAGCCGCCATGCAGCGGGTTTGCGGAACACCGGCTGCAGTAGCCGCGCGCCATAGCCCAGGCTGCAGAACCAGGTCACGCTGGCCAGGCAGGCGCCAAGGGCGAAGGCCCAGCGCAAGTGTCCTGGGTAGCGGGTGGAGAGGCTGCCCAGCAGCACCATGGTGTCCAGGTAGACATGTGGATTGAGGAAGGTGAAGGCCAGGCAGGTCAGCAGGACGCGCTGCCAACTCCGCTGATCCTGGCCTTGCGCCAGCAGGCCGCCACTGCCGCGCCAGGCACGTCGCGCCGCCAGCAACGCGTACGCGCCGAGGAAGGCCGCGCCGCCGAAGCGCAATGCCTGCAGCACGCCCGGCCAGGCATCCACCACGGCCCCGATGCCGGATACGCCGAGGACGATCAGCGCAATGTCGCTGGCGGCGCAGACGGCTACGACCAGGCCGACATGCCGACGCTGCAGCCCCTGGCGCAGCACGAAGGCATTCTGCGCGCCGATCGCGACGATCAGGCCGGCGCCGGCGACGAGGCCGGCCAACAGTGCGTGCAGCCACATGCGCGATGTCCTGGTGGGTGGGGCGAGCATGCTGCACGCCACGCCATGATTAGCCAAACTCATTTTTCTGTAGGCTGTGAAGAATCCCTAATCTGTATCGCTGCCATGGACCTGCTCCACCCCCAGTTGTCCGCCTTCGCCGCCGTGCTGGAAGAAGGGAGTTTCGAGGCCGCCGCGCGCCGCCTGGCGCTGACCCCGTCGGCGGTGTCGCAGCGGATCAAGGCGCTGGAGGACCGGCTCGGCCAGGTGCTGATCGTGCGCCTGGCCCCATGCCGGCCTACGCCCGCCGGCGAGCGCCTGTTGCGTAGCGTGCGACCGATGCAGGTCTTGGAGACCGAGGCAGTGGCCGACCTGCTGCCCGCGCCCGCCGGCAGCGCCGCCGCGCGCAGCATCGCGATCGCGGTCAACGACGACTCGTTGCAGACCTGGTTCCTGGATGCGCTGGCGGTCCTGCACGACGCGCACGGGTTCCTGTTCGACATCCGCGTGGATGACCAGGACCACACGCTGGAGCTGCTGCGCAGTGGCGCGGTGCTCGGTGCCGTTACTTCCGTCGGTCAGGCCTTGCAGGGCTGCAATGTGCTGCCGCTGGGCGCGATGCGCTACCGCGCGATCGCCTCGCCGGCCTTTTTCGACCGCTATTTCGCCGACGGCCTGGATGCGGCGGCGCTGGCCCGCGCCCCGATGATCGTCTACAACCGCAAGGACGCGCTGCAGGCGCGCTTCGTGCGCCGCATCACCCGCTCGCGGCTGAGCCCGCCGATGCACTACCTGCCAACCTCCGTCGGTTTCGTCGAAGCGGCCGCGCGTGGGCTGGGCTGGTGCCTGGCGCCGGAACAGATGCTTGCGGCCGCCTTGCGCCAACGGCAGATCGTCGTCGTCGACCCGCAGCGCTGGCTCGACGTGCCGCTGTACTGGCAGCACGTCGCGGTCCGTTCCAGGACCCTGCAACAGATCGGCCAGGCCATACGCAGTGCGGCGCAGCGCATGCATGGGCACGTGCAGCCGGTCTGAACGGTTCTGCGCAATGCCGTGCGGCGGTGATGCGGGTTGAGCGCTTACGCGGTTGCGTTCTGGGATCGCGGAGATCGGGGATCGGATGCCGCTGTGGATCAACCGACATGCTTCCTTGACCGCTCATCGCGTCTCGGCAGCTCACCCACTTCGCCCACCACGCATGTATCGGCGGCGATCGACCATGCGCGATACACGCAATCAACCCGAACGTCGCGCTGGCTGGCACGCGGGTGGTTCATCGATGTCCCGCGCCGTAGACGCCCGAGGCTCGAGCGTCGAGCGGACCCAAACCGCGCTACCCGCGCGCGGTACTGAAGATCCCGGCCAGGCTTTCGCTGAGGATCAACTGCAGGTGCATGCGGTTGAGCTCCACGCCAGTGGTCATCATCATGTGCAGGCCGCCGCACATCGCCGCGACCGCGTAGACGCGGGCCTGGAACTCCGCTTCGCTGCCGCTCCAGCCATGGTCGCGCAGCATGCGCCGCAGCAGGTCGCCCAGGTTCTGCACCAGGGACACGTTGAGCCGGCGCGCGTACTGCGCCAGTTCGGGATCGCGCGCGGCGGCCAGGTCCATTTCCAGGTCCAGGCGGCGGCGCCGCTGGTTGGCGTCGGTCACCAGCCAGTCTTCGAGGGCACCGGCGATGAAGGCGGTCGCGTCCTGGTGCGGCGGCGGTTGCAGCAGCCACATCGTGCGGATCGCGCGCTCGTAGCCGCGTTCCATCAACGCCTGGACCAGGCTGCGCTTGTCGTTGAATTGTCGGCGCACCGCGCTGCACGAAACGTCGGCACTACCGGCGATCAGTTCGAAGGTGGTGGCGCCGAGGCCGTTCTCGACGATGCAGCGCTCGGCTGCATCGAGGACGTCATCGTGCAGGCGCTGCTCGCGTTCGCGGGCGCTGTGCAGCCGGACTACGTTGGACATGGCGTGAGCTCGGGGGGAAGCGGTGCCAATGAAGGGGGACATCTGCCCGGAGCCTGCCGCCGAGTACATGTGACCATCGCGCGCGGAACGCCGGTGCAGCGCGATTGTAGACGCGATGCGGCGTGGTCGCGCGTGCGGTGGCAAGTCGGTCGATCCCGTAGCCATGAGCGTGACCACCGGCACGCTTGTGCGACTTCTCGCGTCGCGCCTGCAATGAGAGCGGCAGGCATTGCGGCACGATCGGGCGCGTCGACTTGCGAAACAGCGTAGGCAGGGACGTGGCTGGATGCAGCGCTGCCGGCAACACATAAGGAGCTGCAGGGTGTGAAGACTGCGGACGGGAACAGGAAAGACTCGCTGCCGAAGCTTCCTGGCAGCGTTCGCACCCGCTTGGTGACGCGGTATCGCGCTGCGGTTGGCCGCGCTTACCAGCCGAACGGCGGCGGGCCGTAGGCGCCGGGGTAGTATCCGCGTCCGAATACCGGGCCATCGCCGCGGCCGACGCTGATGCTGATGCCCATCTGCCGCGGCTTGCCGTCGTCGGTATAGGAGGTCTTGCACAGGTTCAGATTGGCGGCCTGGTAGTTGCTGTTGCCGCCATGCGTGGAATAACCGATGCCGGTGGCGACGCTGCCGTGCACGTCGCCGTTGCAGCGGTCGGCCTGCGCCTGCAGGGCCTGGGCGCGCGCCTGCGCTGCCGCGGCCTTCTGTGCCGAGGCCGAGGTGCCGCTGGTATCGCCGTAGTAGGCGCCCGGCGGATCGGCCTTGGTGCCGGGATCGGCATAGGTGATCGGCTGCTGCGGCACGCTGAGGTCGAGCTTGCGCTTGGCCGCCTCGCTGTCGCTGGTGGCATCGGCGGTCTGGGCCAGGGCCGGGCCGGCAAGCAGGGTGCAGGCGAGGAGAAGGAGGCTGCGGTTCATCGGGCATCTGCCAGAAGAGAGGGGCCGGGCGGGGCCGGTTGCACGCTCCGCCATGACGCTGACGCTATCAATACCACGTTGAACCCGGCCTGTCGGCGCCGCGGGCGCTCTGCGCAGGGTCGACGGCCGGCGATGCAGGCGCCGGTGCCGCGCCTCAGCCCTGCGCGTGCACCACGTCGAGCAACTGCTGGCCATAGCGGGCCAGCTTGCTGCCGCCGATGCCGCCGACCCGCGCCAGTTCGTCCAGGCTGGTCGGGCGCTGCTCGGCGATGTTGCGCAGGGTGCTGTCGTGGAAGATCACGAAGGCCGGCACGTTCTGCTCCTTGGCCAGGCCGGCGCGCAGGTCGCGCAAGGCGTTGAACAGCGGCAGGTCCTGCGCCTGCACCGGCACGCCGGTACGTGGACTGCCGCTGCGGTCGCCGCGCTCGCGGCCGCGGCTGGGCAGTTCGCGGCGCATCATGATCTTGCGTTCGCCCTTGAGCACCTGGCGGCTGGCGTCGGTGAGGCGCAGGCCGCCGTAGGCGTCGCTGTCCACTTCCAGCAGGCCGGTGGCGACCAGTTGCCGGAACACGCCGCGCCAGGCGCGCGCGTCCAGGTCCTTGCCGATGCCATAGGTGCTGAGCTGGTCGTGGCCGAACTGCTTGATCTTCTCGCCCTCGTTGCCGCGCAGGATGTCGATCAGGTGGCCGACGCCGAACCGCTGGCCACTGCGGTAGACGCAACTCAGCGCCTTCTGCACCGCCACGGTGGCGTCCCAGGCATCGGCCGGCTGCAGGCAGTTGTCGCAGTTGCCGCAGGGCTGCGGATAGGTCTCGCCGAAGCTGGCCAACAGCACCTGGCGGCGGCACTGCATCGATTCGCAATAGCCCAGCAACTGGTCGAGCTTGCGTCGTTCCACGCGCTTGCGCTCTTCGCCGGCCTCGCCCTGCTCGATCATCTGCTTGAGCAGCACCACGTCGCCCAGCCCGTAGCACAGCCAGGCTTCGGCGGCCTCGCCGTCGCGGCCGGCGCGGCCGGTCTCTTGGTAGTAACCCTCCAGCGACTTGGGCAGGTCGGTGTGGGCGACAAAACGCACGTCGGGCTTGTCGATGCCCATGCCGAAGGCGATGGTGGCGCACATCACGATGCCGTCCTCGCGCAGGAAGCGGCGCTGGTTGTCGGCGCGCACCTCGGCCGGCAGGCCGGCGTGGTAGGGCAGGGCGTTCAGGCCTTCGCGGGCCAGGAATTCGGCGGTCTCCTCGACCTTGCGCCGCGACATGCAATAGACGATGCCGGCGCTGCCGCGGTGCGCGCGCAGGAAGTCCAGCAGCTGGCGCCGCGCATTGTCCTTCTGCACCACGGTGTAGCGGATGTTGGGGCGGTCGAAGGAGCTGACGAAGTGGCGGGCCTGCGCCAGGTCCAGGCGCTCGGCGATCTCGCGCTGGGTCGGCGGGTCGGCGGTGGCGGTGAGGGCGATGCGCGGGGTCTGCGGCCAGCGCTCGTGAAGCACGGTGAGCTGCCGGTACTCGGGCCGGAAGTCGTGGCCCCATTGCGATACGCAGTGCGCCTCGTCGATCGCGAACAGGGCGATGCGGCTGCGCTCGATCAGCGACAGGAAGCGCGGGGTCAGCAGCCGTTCCGGGGCGACGTACAGCAGGTCCAGCTCGCCGGCCAGCAGGGCACGCTCGACCCGCTGCGCGGTCTCGCCGTCCAGGGTGGAGTTGAGGTACTCGGCGCGCACGCCGAGCTGGCGCAGCGCCTCGACCTGGTCCTGCATCAGCGCGATCAGCGGCGAGATGACGATACCGGTGCCGTCGCGCAGCAGCGACGGGATCTGGTAGCACAGCGACTTGCCGCCGCCGGTGGGCATCAGCACCAGCGCGTCGTGGCCGGCAGCGACGTGTTCGACGATGTCCTGTTGCGGGCCGCGGAACTGGTCGTAGCCGAAGACGCGGCTGAGCAAGGCATGGGCGGGGGAAGACATCCGTCTAGGATACCTTGCCGCGCAAGGGCGGTTGGCTTCCGGATTTGCGCAAGCGGGTATCAGGCGAAGGTGCGGCTTTTTGTAGGATTCAACTGCCCTGCGGCCGTGACGAACCAAGTCTGCCTGGCCCGACCTTGCAAGGCGTCGGGACTGAAGTCCCTCCCACAGTGCACCCAGCTAGCGCCCTGCAGGTTCCGGTTGGAGCGGCGCTTGGCTCCTTTGAGGATCGGCCGCGACGGGGCCTGGTCACGCGCGCCGGTCGCGGCTGAAGCCGCTCCTACAAGGGAGCCAGGTGTGACGAGGCAGCGATCGGCATGCATTGCCGCCCAATCCGGGCGACGGAGCGAGCGCAGCGTCGCCTGGGCCCAGCTCGGCGTGCCCTGCCTGCCGAGCAGGCAGGGCGATACCCCTTACTGCAGCAGCGAGCGCAGCATCCAGGCGTACTTCTCGTGGGTCTGCAGGCGCTGGGTCAGCATGTCCACCGACGG includes:
- the queC gene encoding 7-cyano-7-deazaguanine synthase QueC, with amino-acid sequence MKNAVVLLSGGMDSAVVVAIARAQGFAVHALSVRYGQRHTSELEAAARVATALGAVAHKTVNVDLRSIGGSALTDDIEVPDAGGDGIPVTYVPARNTIMLSVALGWAEVLGAADIFCGVNAVDYSGYPDCRPEFIEAFQTLANLATKAGVEGAGLRVHAPLQHMSKADIVREGVRLGVDFGLTVSCYRADDAGRACGHCDACRLRAAGFADAGVADPTRYA
- a CDS encoding LysE/ArgO family amino acid transporter gives rise to the protein MWLHALLAGLVAGAGLIVAIGAQNAFVLRQGLQRRHVGLVVAVCAASDIALIVLGVSGIGAVVDAWPGVLQALRFGGAAFLGAYALLAARRAWRGSGGLLAQGQDQRSWQRVLLTCLAFTFLNPHVYLDTMVLLGSLSTRYPGHLRWAFALGACLASVTWFCSLGYGARLLQPVFRKPAAWRLLDAAVALFMLGLCVSLLLQPLG
- a CDS encoding LysR family transcriptional regulator ArgP, which translates into the protein MDLLHPQLSAFAAVLEEGSFEAAARRLALTPSAVSQRIKALEDRLGQVLIVRLAPCRPTPAGERLLRSVRPMQVLETEAVADLLPAPAGSAAARSIAIAVNDDSLQTWFLDALAVLHDAHGFLFDIRVDDQDHTLELLRSGAVLGAVTSVGQALQGCNVLPLGAMRYRAIASPAFFDRYFADGLDAAALARAPMIVYNRKDALQARFVRRITRSRLSPPMHYLPTSVGFVEAAARGLGWCLAPEQMLAAALRQRQIVVVDPQRWLDVPLYWQHVAVRSRTLQQIGQAIRSAAQRMHGHVQPV
- a CDS encoding helix-turn-helix domain-containing protein; this translates as MSNVVRLHSAREREQRLHDDVLDAAERCIVENGLGATTFELIAGSADVSCSAVRRQFNDKRSLVQALMERGYERAIRTMWLLQPPPHQDATAFIAGALEDWLVTDANQRRRRLDLEMDLAAARDPELAQYARRLNVSLVQNLGDLLRRMLRDHGWSGSEAEFQARVYAVAAMCGGLHMMMTTGVELNRMHLQLILSESLAGIFSTARG
- the recQ gene encoding DNA helicase RecQ translates to MSSPAHALLSRVFGYDQFRGPQQDIVEHVAAGHDALVLMPTGGGKSLCYQIPSLLRDGTGIVISPLIALMQDQVEALRQLGVRAEYLNSTLDGETAQRVERALLAGELDLLYVAPERLLTPRFLSLIERSRIALFAIDEAHCVSQWGHDFRPEYRQLTVLHERWPQTPRIALTATADPPTQREIAERLDLAQARHFVSSFDRPNIRYTVVQKDNARRQLLDFLRAHRGSAGIVYCMSRRKVEETAEFLAREGLNALPYHAGLPAEVRADNQRRFLREDGIVMCATIAFGMGIDKPDVRFVAHTDLPKSLEGYYQETGRAGRDGEAAEAWLCYGLGDVVLLKQMIEQGEAGEERKRVERRKLDQLLGYCESMQCRRQVLLASFGETYPQPCGNCDNCLQPADAWDATVAVQKALSCVYRSGQRFGVGHLIDILRGNEGEKIKQFGHDQLSTYGIGKDLDARAWRGVFRQLVATGLLEVDSDAYGGLRLTDASRQVLKGERKIMMRRELPSRGRERGDRSGSPRTGVPVQAQDLPLFNALRDLRAGLAKEQNVPAFVIFHDSTLRNIAEQRPTSLDELARVGGIGGSKLARYGQQLLDVVHAQG